In Actinoplanes derwentensis, the following proteins share a genomic window:
- a CDS encoding polymorphic toxin-type HINT domain-containing protein, producing METVAKACDETPSYPADAVSDVRTLYDSGAYGDTPTKGDVTGTQKLSGYTSGVSPQYTTVATSEYDGYGRVSASYDAKSYKTKTDYIPASGGPVTGMKVTDPAGFVTTSTVDPAWGLVTATVDANLQRTDQQYDALGRLIKVWLPGRTKGTDTPNLEYDYLIRTDGPVVVTTRELLPNGGQQTSYQLYDGLLRARQSQSPTPNTGRVITETVYDSRGLATRQVGPYYNSSEPGTTLVDTSQSADGVPPETATVYDGAGRATAEIFKVAGAEKWRTTVGYHGDHTDVTPPSGETPTTTYTDAQGRTTKLLEYRGSTPTGTADTTVYNYTKAGLLNTVKDQAGHTWQYGYDPLGRQTSVTDPDTGTSSTSYNVLDQVVTTTDGRNRTLTYSYDALGRTTSVYEGTTQLTGFTYDSATNGKGRAGSAIRYVNGAKYETAIGAYDAGGRPTSQSVTIPSVENNLAGTYTFTTNYKVDGSVNYVKLPAAGGLTAETLYTGYNASGFPSFLLGTSDYVRDTTYSNYGEPLQVSLGTSSSSKYTWLTYAYETGTRRLQNARVDREIVADADTNATYTYDATGNITKIADAPTNHTADVQCFQYDYLRRLTQAWTQAATTCAATPTQSILGGPAPYWQSFSYDTAGNRTGEITHATTSTGTTVTKTYTPNGVGTQPAHAVKQVAIATTTGTSTVNTSQTFLYDKSGNAETRTLSSTLTQKIAWDAERHVTSITQGANVTSFVYDASGQRLIRRDPATKSVTLYLGAMELKLNTTNATPASQTVTATRYYSHNGQTIAMRTTTGVTWLAGGQNGTAELAVNASTSALTQRRTLPFGEQRGTKPTWPGEQGFVGGTMDATTGLTHLGAREYDQASGRFLSVDPVIDFGDPQQLHGYAYGRNNPLAFPDPTGLHWGWSDWGHAALDVVGLVPVLGEWADAVNGVWYAAEGDWVNAGLSFASVIPVAGYAASAVKGAKYVDEAVDVARATDKALEGADAAVDATKAADNLTPPAAPKTNPAPKPDPPAAAKSPDGGTSAKPKDGADAGGGSKADSGGSCKHSFAPATLVLMADGSAKAIDEVQPGDEVMATDPDSGETVVRTVEATHVNLDHELTDLTVSVGDQTVVLHTTQNHPFYSETRKQWVDAADLRSAEEFRTTDGTEVKVGFVRNYVDGKVMHDLTVNDLHTYYVVTRDTSILVHNCPTADGGSAGAQTPKEPTIRMRHYTNSKGAAGIVSSKMIKASDQNKVFMVPAKGKPMSPSDAESTLGIRPGRGRKVLEFDIPASRVKSRHNSRMNITEWVVDGDVAVENIRVVR from the coding sequence GTGGAGACGGTGGCGAAGGCGTGCGACGAGACGCCGAGCTACCCGGCGGACGCAGTCTCCGACGTACGCACGCTGTACGACAGCGGCGCCTACGGCGACACCCCCACCAAGGGCGACGTCACCGGAACCCAGAAGCTCAGCGGCTACACCAGCGGTGTCAGCCCGCAGTACACCACCGTCGCCACGTCCGAGTACGACGGCTACGGCCGGGTGTCCGCGTCGTACGACGCCAAGAGCTACAAGACCAAGACCGATTACATCCCGGCCAGCGGCGGCCCGGTGACCGGGATGAAGGTCACCGACCCGGCCGGGTTCGTCACCACCTCGACCGTCGACCCCGCCTGGGGACTGGTCACCGCCACGGTGGACGCGAACCTTCAGCGCACCGACCAGCAGTACGACGCGCTGGGCCGGCTGATCAAAGTCTGGCTGCCCGGCCGTACGAAAGGCACGGACACCCCGAACCTGGAGTACGACTACCTGATCCGCACCGACGGGCCGGTCGTGGTCACCACTCGGGAGCTGCTGCCCAACGGTGGCCAGCAGACTAGCTATCAGCTGTACGACGGCCTGCTGCGGGCCAGGCAGTCCCAGTCCCCGACGCCGAACACCGGCAGGGTGATCACCGAGACCGTCTACGACTCGCGTGGCCTCGCCACCCGGCAGGTCGGACCGTACTACAACAGCTCCGAACCCGGCACCACGTTGGTCGACACCTCACAGTCCGCCGACGGCGTACCGCCGGAGACCGCGACCGTCTACGACGGCGCCGGCCGGGCCACCGCGGAGATCTTCAAGGTCGCTGGCGCCGAGAAGTGGCGCACCACCGTCGGCTACCACGGCGACCACACCGACGTGACGCCGCCGAGCGGCGAGACACCCACCACCACCTACACCGACGCCCAGGGGCGCACCACGAAGCTGCTCGAATACCGCGGCAGCACCCCGACCGGCACGGCCGATACCACCGTCTACAACTACACCAAGGCAGGCCTGCTCAACACGGTCAAGGACCAGGCCGGGCACACCTGGCAGTATGGCTACGACCCGCTCGGCCGACAGACCTCGGTCACCGACCCGGACACCGGGACCTCGTCGACCTCGTACAACGTCCTGGACCAGGTCGTGACGACCACCGACGGCCGGAACCGGACGCTCACCTACTCCTACGACGCACTCGGGCGTACGACGAGCGTGTACGAGGGCACCACCCAGCTGACCGGGTTCACCTACGACTCCGCCACCAACGGCAAGGGCCGTGCCGGCAGCGCGATCCGTTACGTCAACGGCGCCAAGTATGAGACCGCGATCGGCGCGTACGACGCAGGTGGTCGTCCGACCTCGCAGAGCGTCACCATCCCGTCGGTCGAGAACAACCTGGCCGGCACCTACACATTCACCACGAACTACAAGGTCGACGGCTCGGTCAACTATGTGAAGCTGCCGGCTGCCGGGGGCCTGACCGCCGAGACGCTCTACACCGGCTACAACGCCAGCGGGTTCCCGTCGTTCCTACTCGGCACCTCGGACTATGTCCGGGACACCACCTACTCCAACTACGGCGAACCCCTGCAGGTCTCGCTGGGCACCTCCAGCTCAAGCAAGTACACCTGGCTGACCTACGCCTACGAGACCGGAACCCGCCGTCTGCAGAACGCCCGGGTGGACCGGGAGATCGTCGCCGACGCCGACACGAACGCCACCTACACCTACGACGCCACCGGCAACATCACCAAGATCGCCGATGCGCCGACCAACCACACCGCCGACGTCCAGTGCTTCCAGTACGACTACCTGCGCCGTCTCACCCAGGCCTGGACCCAGGCCGCCACCACCTGCGCGGCCACCCCGACCCAGTCGATCCTCGGCGGGCCGGCCCCGTACTGGCAGTCCTTCAGCTATGACACTGCCGGCAACCGCACCGGCGAGATCACCCACGCCACCACCAGCACCGGCACCACCGTCACCAAGACCTACACCCCGAACGGTGTCGGCACCCAGCCGGCCCACGCGGTCAAACAGGTTGCCATCGCCACCACCACCGGCACTTCGACGGTCAACACCAGCCAGACCTTCCTGTACGACAAATCCGGCAACGCCGAGACCCGTACCCTCAGCAGCACCCTGACCCAGAAGATCGCCTGGGACGCGGAACGGCACGTCACCAGCATCACCCAGGGCGCTAACGTCACGTCGTTCGTCTACGACGCGAGCGGGCAGCGCCTCATCCGCCGGGACCCGGCCACCAAATCGGTGACCCTCTACCTCGGCGCGATGGAACTGAAGCTGAACACCACCAACGCCACGCCGGCCAGCCAGACCGTCACGGCGACCCGCTACTACAGTCACAACGGCCAGACCATCGCCATGCGCACCACCACCGGTGTCACCTGGCTGGCCGGCGGGCAGAACGGCACGGCCGAACTCGCCGTCAACGCCTCCACCTCGGCCCTTACCCAGCGGCGCACCCTGCCGTTCGGCGAACAGCGCGGCACCAAGCCGACCTGGCCCGGCGAACAGGGCTTCGTCGGCGGCACGATGGACGCCACCACCGGCCTGACCCATCTCGGCGCCCGCGAGTACGACCAGGCCTCCGGCCGCTTTCTCTCCGTCGATCCGGTCATCGATTTCGGCGACCCGCAGCAGTTGCACGGGTACGCGTACGGCAGGAACAACCCGCTCGCCTTCCCCGACCCCACCGGCCTGCACTGGGGCTGGAGCGACTGGGGCCATGCCGCCCTGGACGTGGTCGGCCTGGTCCCGGTCCTCGGCGAATGGGCCGACGCGGTCAACGGCGTCTGGTATGCCGCCGAGGGCGACTGGGTCAACGCCGGCCTCTCCTTCGCCTCGGTGATCCCGGTCGCCGGTTACGCGGCAAGCGCCGTCAAGGGTGCCAAGTACGTAGACGAAGCGGTCGACGTAGCGAGAGCGACGGACAAGGCATTGGAAGGCGCCGATGCGGCCGTCGATGCCACCAAAGCCGCTGACAATTTGACCCCACCGGCCGCTCCGAAAACCAATCCCGCGCCGAAACCGGACCCACCTGCCGCCGCCAAGAGCCCTGACGGAGGCACCAGCGCCAAACCGAAGGATGGCGCTGATGCCGGCGGCGGCTCGAAGGCCGACAGCGGTGGATCGTGTAAACACAGTTTTGCTCCGGCGACTCTGGTCCTGATGGCTGACGGCAGCGCCAAAGCCATCGACGAGGTCCAGCCCGGTGACGAGGTTATGGCCACCGACCCCGACAGCGGGGAGACCGTCGTCCGAACCGTCGAGGCCACCCATGTCAACCTCGACCATGAACTGACCGACCTCACCGTCAGCGTCGGCGACCAGACCGTCGTCCTGCACACCACGCAGAACCACCCCTTCTACAGCGAAACCCGTAAGCAGTGGGTTGACGCTGCGGACCTGCGCTCAGCAGAAGAGTTCCGGACCACCGACGGAACCGAGGTGAAAGTCGGATTCGTTCGCAACTATGTCGACGGTAAGGTCATGCACGACCTGACCGTCAACGATTTGCACACGTACTATGTGGTCACCCGTGATACCTCCATCCTGGTTCATAACTGCCCGACCGCCGATGGGGGATCGGCTGGAGCGCAGACCCCCAAAGAGCCGACGATCCGCATGCGGCACTACACGAATTCAAAGGGGGCCGCTGGGATCGTGTCGAGCAAAATGATTAAAGCGAGCGATCAGAACAAGGTTTTCATGGTCCCGGCCAAGGGGAAGCCGATGAGTCCCAGTGATGCCGAAAGCACCCTCGGGATCCGGCCTGGCAGGGGAAGGAAGGTGCTCGAATTCGATATCCCGGCGAGCAGGGTGAAGAGTCGGCATAATTCCAGGATGAATATCACCGAGTGGGTCGTAGACGGTGACGTGGCAGTTGAAAATATTAGGGTAGTCCGATGA
- a CDS encoding TetR/AcrR family transcriptional regulator, whose translation MPRTDARGGPQTRARISQIATQLFLDQGFDAVTVAEVARAAGVSTVTVFKHFPRKEDLLLDRAEDATQMLRSAVRDRPAGTDVLDSLEALMLQLAGDHHGLSGIAAESTPFFRTVAGSTPLIARARELAADLQHLLTDELERDPGFDGDSTLLAAFFVSGYTTVLTDNARRLIAGETSTEIALHHRQRLEQLFRALRNANR comes from the coding sequence ATGCCACGCACCGATGCCCGCGGGGGACCGCAGACACGTGCGCGAATTTCGCAGATCGCCACCCAGCTGTTCCTTGACCAGGGGTTCGACGCCGTCACCGTGGCCGAGGTCGCACGCGCGGCAGGAGTCTCCACCGTCACCGTGTTCAAGCACTTCCCGCGCAAGGAAGACCTCCTGCTCGACCGGGCCGAGGACGCCACGCAGATGCTGCGCTCGGCGGTCCGCGATCGTCCCGCGGGAACCGATGTGCTGGACTCACTGGAGGCCTTGATGCTGCAGCTGGCCGGGGACCACCACGGATTGTCGGGCATCGCCGCCGAATCCACCCCGTTCTTCCGCACCGTGGCCGGCTCCACTCCCCTCATCGCACGAGCCCGAGAACTGGCCGCCGACCTGCAGCACCTGCTGACCGACGAACTCGAACGCGATCCGGGCTTCGACGGCGACAGCACCCTGCTCGCCGCCTTCTTCGTATCCGGCTACACCACCGTGTTGACCGACAACGCGCGCCGCCTCATCGCCGGCGAAACCTCCACCGAGATAGCCCTGCACCATCGTCAGCGCCTGGAACAGCTCTTCCGCGCATTGCGCAACGCCAATCGCTGA